One window of Elaeis guineensis isolate ETL-2024a chromosome 11, EG11, whole genome shotgun sequence genomic DNA carries:
- the LOC105053701 gene encoding histone-lysine N-methyltransferase ASHH3, producing the protein MKKRSGGAGHAFHQLLQQLGDDPNPLEFQLPDWLKKQKSMPYTFIRRNVYLTKKIKRRAEDDGIFCSCSPSSGASAVCDKDCLCGMLLSSCSQSCNCGDLCVNKPFQYRPVKKMKLIKTEKCGSGLVADEDIRQGDFVIEYVGEVIDDKTCEERLWKMKHCGETNFYLCEINRDMVIDATYKGNKSRFINHSCQPNTEMQKWTIDGETRIGIFATRDIRKGEELTYDYQFVQFGADQDCYCGAIGCRQKLGSKPSKLKLSSSDTALQLVLCEMAASSPTVKALLYGKDGLPNGRSDIGSSHLSVPFKKKSSFQNCIGELVRIWSPLYKRYYGGVILEFNCCSRKHTIITEDEQIEVLDMSKEDWDLL; encoded by the exons ATGAaaaaaaga AGCGGCGGCGCCGGACACGCATTCCATCAGCTTCTGCAGCAGCTGGGCGATGACCCCAACCCCCTCGAATTCCAGCTCCCGGACTGGTTAAAGAAGCAGAAATCCATGCCCTACACCTTCATAAGGCGCA ATGTGTATCTCACCAAAAAGATAAAAAGGCGTGCTGAGGATGACGGCATCTTCTGCTCCTGCAGTCCTTCTTCTGGGGCATCGGCTGTCTGCGACAAAGATTGCCTATGTGG AATGCTTTTGTCCAGCTGCTCCCAAAGCTGTAACTGTGGAGACTTGTGTGTTAACAAACCATTTCAATATCGACCTGTAAAGAAAATGAAATTAATTAAG ACAGAGAAATGTGGATCGGGGCTAGTAGCAGATGAAGATATAAGACAAGGAGATTTTGTGATTGAATATGTGGGCGAAG TTATTGATGACAAAACCTGTGAGGAACGGCTGTGGAAAATGAAGCACTGCGGCGAGACCAATTTTTATCTATGTGAGATTAATCGAGACATGGTTATTGATGCCACATACAAAGGAAACAAGTCTAGATTTATAAATCATAGCTGTCAGCCTAATACAGAGATGCAGAAATG GACAATTGATGGTGAAACTCGAATTGGTATATTTGCAACGCGTGAcataagaaagggagaggaacTGACCTATGATTATCA ATTTGTACAATTTGGAGCAGATCAAGATTGCTATTGTGGTGCTATAGGTTGCAGGCAGAAACTGGGAAGCAAGCCTAGCAAGCTTAAGTTATCTTCTTCAGATACTGCTTTGCAATTAGTTCTTTGTGAGATGGCGGCCTCATCTCCCACTGTGAAGGCTCTTCTTTATGGAAAGGAT GGTTTGCCAAATGGAAGATCTGATATAG GAAGTTCACATCTTTCTGTTCCTTTCAAAAAAAAGAGCAGCTTCCAGAATTGTATTGGGGAACTTGTGCGAATATGGTCCCCTCTGTATAAAAG GTACTACGGGGGAGTTATACTTGAATTCAACTGTTGCTCCAGAAAACACACT ATCATTACAGAGGATGAGCAGATTGAAGTTCTTGACATGTCAAAGGAGGACTGggatcttttatga